The Gammaproteobacteria bacterium genome segment GTGGACATCGACCTCAAAAACGGCCTGGTGATCGTGAAAACCGCCGAGGGCAAGACCTTCACCGAGGATGAATTGAAAACCCTCATCAACGACGCCGGCTTCACAATGAAGAGTATGACGGAGAAACCCTTATGAGCCGGATTCGATGGATGTCAGTGGGTGTGGCCATGACCATCCTCACTACGCTCAGTGCCGGCTGCTCCCTCTGGTCGCCCACGCCACAAGAACCGCCTTACCAACTCATCAATACCTGGGGTGGCAAAGGCGCGAACCCCGGCTGGTTCAACGAGCCCACCGGCATCGCCGTGTTTGGCAACGAGGTCTTCGTCAGCGACTCGCGCAACGCCCGCATCCAGGTGTTCGATCTCGACGGCAACTACAAACGCGCCTTCGGCGAGGCGGGTGAGGCGCCCGGGCAACTGGGCCGTCCGATGAACCTGAGCGCCGCCCGCGGCGAACTTTATGTGACGGATTACTTCAACGACCGGATACAGGTCTACTCGCTGGACGGTCGCTTCCTGCGCAAGATCGGCAAGGCGGGCAGCGGCCCGGGTGAATTCGACGCACCCGGCGGCATAACCGTGGCGGGCAACGGCGACGTGTATGTAGCTGACTTTTACAATCAGCGCGTGCAACACCTGAATGCCGATGGCGGATTCGTGCGCCAATGGGGCGTAACCCGCGAGGCGGGCATGCTCGGCGGCAAGCTCGGCTATCCCACCGACGTGGCGCTGAGTGCGGACGGAACGCTGTTCATCGCCGACGGTTACAATGACCGCGTGCTCGCTTTTGGGCCTAACGGAGAGTTGGCGGCCAAATGGGGCGGCCCCTTCGCCATGAACATCCACGGCCCGTGGCATGGCTGGTTCGCCACCGTCACCGGCATCACCGTGGGACCTAAAGGCAACGTGTATGTCGCCGATTTCTACAACGACCGCGTGCAGAAATTCACCCCCGAGGGAGAATTCCTCAACGCCTTCGGCCTCCCCGGCGACGGGACCACGCACACCGCCATCGCCGTGGCGGTGAGTCATGACGGCAGCGTATTCGTGGCTGACTACGCCAACCATCAAATCCAGCAGTGGAGACGGGATGAGTAAGACCAGTAACATCGAAATCTTCACTGCGTCTCAATGCAACCAGTGCAGCCGCGCCGTGACCCTGGTGCAGTCCGTGATGGAAGAAATCGGCAATGACTGGATACAGTGGTGCCGGGTGGACGTGGTCGCCGAACTGGATTACGCGGTGTCCATGGGCGTGCGCGCCACGCCGGCCATTGCCATCGACGGTAAACTGGTGTTTACCGCGCTGCCGGCGCGCGACAAACTTTTACAGACTCTACAAAACGTCCGTAAATCATGACGTATCGCATCGGCGACATCACCCAGCAGCTCGGCCTCTCCGCCGACACCCTGCGCTATTACGAAAAGATCGGGCTGC includes the following:
- a CDS encoding NHL repeat-containing protein; translation: MTILTTLSAGCSLWSPTPQEPPYQLINTWGGKGANPGWFNEPTGIAVFGNEVFVSDSRNARIQVFDLDGNYKRAFGEAGEAPGQLGRPMNLSAARGELYVTDYFNDRIQVYSLDGRFLRKIGKAGSGPGEFDAPGGITVAGNGDVYVADFYNQRVQHLNADGGFVRQWGVTREAGMLGGKLGYPTDVALSADGTLFIADGYNDRVLAFGPNGELAAKWGGPFAMNIHGPWHGWFATVTGITVGPKGNVYVADFYNDRVQKFTPEGEFLNAFGLPGDGTTHTAIAVAVSHDGSVFVADYANHQIQQWRRDE
- a CDS encoding thioredoxin family protein, whose protein sequence is MSKTSNIEIFTASQCNQCSRAVTLVQSVMEEIGNDWIQWCRVDVVAELDYAVSMGVRATPAIAIDGKLVFTALPARDKLLQTLQNVRKS